The Nitrospiraceae bacterium genome includes a window with the following:
- the hflX gene encoding GTPase HflX codes for MYRRRVPAAAVLTPELARATTQLSREIRRPIGLLLTRRGVIEQVLVGAGCVPTVDSLGKFRAGIRSLRGLRLIRTNLSDEPLTQEDLTSLALLRLDLIGALNVDEEGNPTILHLAHLLPPNSQGQICQLLKPMPAHHLTLQLDSFLKALDADLLQKDTHFTVVDGEESAILVSASTKSRAEQEEHLEELSELAASAGVAVLDRIHQRTHEDYQRFLLGRGKLKEVVIRALQRGADLLIFDQDLAPAQARAIAEVTDIKVIDRTQLILDIFARRAHTREGKVQVELAQLRYLLPRLLGRGTSLSRLGGGIGSRGPGETKLETDRRRIRDRIAHLERELAHIARSLDQRRSRRIRHSLPIVSIVGYTNAGKSTLLNALTDSQVSAEDRLFETLDTTSRRLRFPEDREIIVTDTVGFIRDLPKDLVGAFRTTLEELRDADMLLHVVDVTAKDIDLQIKSVEEILSTLQVDGIPRVLVLNKCDRLSAHESLVLCARYHAISISALRKDSLRPLTAHLEAFLAARAAGTDEPSHAVTVPSALASRP; via the coding sequence CTGTATCGCCGTCGCGTTCCCGCCGCCGCAGTCCTGACCCCTGAGTTAGCGCGCGCCACCACGCAGTTGAGCCGCGAAATTCGCCGCCCGATCGGCCTCCTCCTGACCCGCCGGGGAGTGATCGAGCAGGTGCTGGTCGGTGCCGGTTGCGTGCCGACGGTCGATTCACTCGGAAAATTTCGCGCCGGTATCCGTTCCTTGCGCGGTCTACGCTTGATTCGGACGAACTTGTCCGATGAACCGTTGACGCAGGAAGATCTGACCAGTCTCGCACTGCTCCGGCTCGATCTTATCGGGGCGCTCAACGTCGACGAGGAGGGGAATCCAACGATCCTGCACCTCGCGCATCTCCTGCCACCGAATAGTCAGGGACAGATTTGTCAGTTGCTGAAGCCCATGCCCGCGCATCACCTCACGCTGCAACTCGACAGCTTCCTGAAGGCGCTCGACGCTGACCTCCTTCAAAAGGATACGCACTTCACCGTCGTGGACGGCGAGGAATCGGCGATTCTGGTGAGCGCGAGCACAAAAAGCCGAGCCGAACAGGAAGAGCATTTGGAGGAATTGAGCGAGCTGGCGGCCTCGGCCGGCGTCGCGGTGCTGGACCGTATCCACCAACGGACGCACGAGGACTACCAGCGCTTCCTGTTGGGACGAGGCAAATTGAAGGAAGTCGTCATCAGAGCCTTGCAGCGAGGGGCGGACCTCCTGATCTTCGACCAAGACTTGGCTCCCGCCCAAGCCCGCGCCATCGCGGAGGTGACGGATATCAAGGTCATCGATCGCACCCAACTGATCCTGGACATCTTCGCCCGCCGCGCCCACACGAGAGAGGGCAAGGTCCAGGTTGAGCTGGCGCAACTGCGCTACCTCTTGCCACGGCTGCTGGGCCGCGGCACATCGTTGTCCCGGTTGGGCGGCGGGATCGGCAGCAGGGGACCAGGAGAAACCAAACTCGAAACCGATCGCCGGCGAATCCGCGATCGCATTGCTCATCTGGAGCGGGAGTTGGCGCATATCGCCAGGAGTCTGGACCAGCGGCGATCGAGGCGCATCCGTCACTCGCTCCCGATCGTGTCTATCGTCGGCTACACGAACGCAGGCAAGTCGACGTTGCTGAACGCACTGACCGACAGCCAAGTGTCGGCCGAGGATCGCCTCTTCGAGACGCTCGATACCACAAGCCGCCGGTTACGCTTTCCTGAAGACCGCGAAATCATTGTGACCGACACGGTCGGGTTCATTCGTGATCTGCCGAAGGATCTGGTCGGCGCCTTCCGGACGACGTTGGAGGAACTCCGAGATGCGGACATGCTGCTGCACGTCGTGGACGTAACCGCGAAGGACATTGATCTGCAGATCAAGTCCGTCGAGGAGATTCTTTCTACCCTCCAGGTCGACGGGATTCCGCGCGTCCTCGTGCTGAACAAGTGCGACCGGTTATCAGCGCATGAATCTTTGGTGCTCTGCGCCCGATATCACGCGATCAGCATTTCCGCCCTTCGCAAGGACAGCCTGCGTCCGCTCACGGCCCATCTTGAAGCATTCTTGGCAGCTCGCGCGGCCGGGACGGATGAGCCATCCCATGCCGTGACGGTGCCGTCGGCACTTGCATCTCGTCCGTAA
- the tsaD gene encoding tRNA (adenosine(37)-N6)-threonylcarbamoyltransferase complex transferase subunit TsaD produces MNNSAEARLPPGPILGIETSCDETAAAVLTPDGRVLSNIISSQQIVHERFGGVVPELAARAHIQNVEAVVKAALSEAGVTHEHLGAIVVTQGPGLAGALLVGLSYAKALAYALEIPLVGVSHLAGHIASAWIDRSDFSQDCVVLVASGGHTHLFRTLEAGAYRLLGRTIDDAAGEAFDKGAQMLGLGYPGGPLIDKAARNGDPAAVRFPRSRVKSTGLDFSFSGLKTALLYHLQKMSPEEIARQQADLAAGYQEAIVDVLVRQSFEAVRRSGARALAVVGGVSANSRLRSKLTERASDEGIDLGLPKMAYCTDNAAMIAAAGRMALLQGKTTGLDCEVIPDFALPTR; encoded by the coding sequence ATGAATAATTCTGCCGAAGCGCGCCTACCGCCCGGTCCCATCCTGGGAATCGAAACCTCCTGCGACGAGACGGCTGCTGCCGTCCTGACTCCGGACGGGCGGGTGCTCTCGAACATCATTTCTTCTCAGCAAATCGTGCATGAGCGATTCGGCGGTGTCGTGCCTGAACTGGCCGCCCGTGCGCATATTCAAAATGTGGAAGCGGTCGTGAAAGCGGCTTTGTCGGAAGCCGGCGTCACGCACGAGCATCTCGGAGCGATAGTCGTAACGCAAGGACCTGGGCTGGCCGGCGCATTGCTCGTGGGCTTGAGTTACGCGAAAGCGCTGGCTTATGCGTTGGAGATTCCTCTGGTCGGAGTGAGTCATCTTGCAGGGCACATCGCGTCGGCCTGGATCGACCGTTCTGATTTTTCTCAAGATTGTGTGGTGCTGGTTGCCTCCGGAGGCCACACGCACCTATTCCGTACTCTGGAAGCAGGGGCCTACCGGTTACTAGGGCGAACGATCGACGATGCGGCGGGGGAGGCATTCGACAAGGGAGCCCAGATGTTGGGGCTCGGCTACCCCGGCGGACCGTTGATCGACAAGGCCGCTCGAAACGGGGACCCTGCTGCAGTGCGCTTTCCCCGATCCAGGGTAAAATCCACGGGCCTGGATTTCAGTTTCAGCGGCTTGAAAACGGCCTTGCTCTACCATCTACAAAAAATGTCGCCCGAAGAGATTGCCCGGCAACAGGCCGATCTCGCCGCCGGATACCAAGAAGCGATCGTCGATGTGTTGGTTCGCCAATCGTTCGAAGCCGTGCGGCGATCCGGCGCCAGGGCCCTGGCCGTGGTCGGCGGTGTGTCCGCGAACTCAAGACTTCGCAGCAAGTTGACCGAACGGGCGTCGGATGAGGGCATTGACCTGGGATTGCCCAAGATGGCCTACTGTACGGACAATGCCGCGATGATTGCCGCAGCCGGTCGCATGGCTCTGCTCCAAGGCAAGACCACCGGTCTGGACTGCGAGGTCATCCCGGATTTTGCGTTGCCGACCCGCTGA
- a CDS encoding ATP-dependent Clp protease ATP-binding subunit, with translation MFERFTDKGRKIIILAREEAERHQNDYLGTEHLVLAILRETDGIALMILKKMGLSTEQIRLEIERNLPGGGTTMTFGEIPFSPRVKKVIEYGVEEARLLGHNHIGSEHLLLGLLREEEGIGGKILRSLGANLLTARQLTVTFLRKSAPRERDRKSNTPALDEFGRDLTQLAQEGQLDPVIGRADEIERVLQILSRRSKNNPVLIGESGVGKTAIVEGLAQRIVASEVPDNLLSRRVIALDLGSLVAGTKYRGQFEERLKVVMKEIVQAGNIIIFIDELHTLVGAGAAEGSIDASNMLKPALSRGEIQCIGATTLDEYRKHIEKDGALKRRFQPIHVQPPNTEETIRIIQGLRDRYEEHHGVEITEEAIVEAVKLSDRYITDRFLPDKAIDLIDETGSRAKLQTYALPSELKALEQELKKISREKELAISMQNFEEAVRHREEEERLRKLLDESKREWKKNQEKHKPTIGKEDVAYVVSKMTGIPLFKLEEEESNKLLRMEEFLHKRVIGQDEAISAVARAIRRSRAGLKEARKPIGSFIFLGPTGVGKTELARTLAEFLFNSEDALIRIDMSEYQEKFTSSRLFGAPPGYVGYEEGGQLTEKVRRRPYSVVLFDEIEKAHPDVFNVLLQVLDDGVLTDSLGRKVDFKNTVVIMTSNIGTKLIQKGVSLGFQNEEPSGQNSRRRDEVLAELRRSFSPEFLNRIDEMVVFHPLDKIHLISILDILLRELNLRLLEKSVTIEVDDEVKQWLIKEGYEPLYGARPMRRTIQRAIGDPLSEELIKGRFKDHRKIKVVLRDGAPAFIEQEAMAGV, from the coding sequence ATGTTCGAACGGTTCACGGACAAGGGTCGCAAGATCATCATCCTGGCACGTGAAGAAGCCGAGCGCCATCAGAACGATTACCTGGGCACCGAGCACCTGGTGTTGGCCATCCTTCGCGAGACGGATGGGATTGCGCTGATGATCCTGAAAAAGATGGGGCTCTCCACCGAACAGATTCGCCTCGAGATCGAGCGAAACCTTCCGGGCGGCGGCACCACGATGACCTTCGGCGAAATTCCCTTCAGCCCGCGGGTCAAGAAGGTGATCGAGTACGGCGTGGAGGAAGCCCGGCTTCTCGGGCACAACCATATCGGAAGCGAACACCTGCTCTTGGGTCTGCTGCGCGAGGAGGAGGGGATCGGCGGAAAGATTCTTCGCAGCCTCGGGGCGAATCTCCTGACGGCCCGGCAGCTGACGGTGACGTTCCTGCGCAAGTCCGCTCCACGCGAGCGCGATCGCAAGAGCAATACCCCGGCCCTCGACGAATTTGGTCGTGACCTGACCCAATTGGCCCAAGAGGGTCAGTTGGATCCCGTGATCGGTCGCGCCGACGAAATCGAACGCGTGCTTCAGATTCTCAGCCGCCGCTCCAAGAACAATCCGGTGCTGATCGGCGAGTCGGGTGTAGGAAAGACCGCCATCGTCGAAGGTCTCGCGCAACGCATCGTCGCTTCAGAAGTTCCGGACAATCTCCTCTCTCGGCGCGTCATCGCGCTGGACCTCGGCTCCCTCGTGGCCGGCACCAAGTATCGCGGCCAGTTCGAGGAACGGCTGAAGGTGGTCATGAAGGAGATCGTCCAGGCCGGTAACATTATTATCTTCATCGACGAGCTGCATACGTTGGTGGGGGCCGGTGCCGCGGAAGGTTCGATCGATGCGTCGAACATGCTGAAGCCGGCGTTGTCCCGTGGAGAAATCCAGTGCATCGGTGCGACGACGCTCGATGAATACCGCAAGCACATCGAGAAGGATGGCGCGCTCAAGCGGCGCTTCCAACCGATCCATGTGCAGCCGCCCAACACCGAAGAAACCATTCGGATTATCCAGGGCCTGCGTGACCGGTACGAAGAACATCACGGCGTTGAAATCACCGAGGAGGCGATCGTCGAGGCGGTGAAATTATCGGATCGCTATATCACCGACCGTTTCTTGCCGGACAAGGCGATCGACTTGATCGACGAAACCGGTTCTCGCGCCAAACTTCAGACCTACGCGCTGCCCTCGGAATTGAAAGCCTTGGAGCAGGAGTTGAAGAAGATTTCCCGCGAAAAGGAATTGGCGATCTCGATGCAGAACTTCGAGGAAGCCGTCCGCCATCGCGAAGAAGAAGAGCGGCTCCGAAAGTTGCTCGACGAATCGAAGCGGGAGTGGAAGAAAAACCAGGAAAAGCACAAGCCGACCATCGGCAAGGAAGACGTCGCCTACGTCGTCTCCAAGATGACCGGCATCCCGCTCTTCAAGCTGGAAGAAGAAGAGTCGAACAAGCTTCTGCGCATGGAAGAGTTCCTGCACAAGCGTGTCATCGGCCAGGACGAAGCCATCTCGGCGGTGGCCCGTGCAATCCGGCGTTCCCGTGCCGGCCTCAAGGAAGCGCGGAAGCCAATCGGGTCGTTCATTTTCCTGGGACCGACCGGCGTCGGCAAGACCGAGTTGGCGCGGACATTGGCGGAATTCCTCTTCAACAGCGAGGATGCGCTGATTCGAATCGATATGTCCGAATACCAGGAAAAATTCACGAGTTCACGATTGTTCGGAGCACCTCCCGGTTACGTGGGCTACGAGGAAGGTGGCCAGTTGACCGAGAAGGTTCGGCGTCGGCCCTACTCAGTCGTCCTGTTCGACGAAATCGAAAAGGCTCATCCGGACGTCTTCAACGTCCTGTTACAGGTCTTGGATGACGGTGTTTTGACGGACAGTCTCGGGCGGAAGGTGGACTTCAAGAACACGGTCGTGATCATGACATCCAACATCGGCACCAAGTTGATCCAAAAGGGTGTGTCCTTGGGATTCCAGAACGAGGAACCCTCGGGCCAGAACTCCCGTCGGCGGGACGAGGTGTTGGCGGAGTTGCGCCGTTCGTTTAGCCCGGAATTCTTGAACCGGATCGACGAAATGGTGGTCTTCCACCCGCTCGACAAGATTCACCTGATCAGCATCCTGGACATCCTGCTCCGCGAATTGAACCTGCGGCTGCTGGAGAAGAGTGTGACGATCGAAGTGGACGACGAAGTCAAACAGTGGCTGATCAAGGAAGGGTACGAGCCGCTCTACGGCGCTCGCCCGATGCGACGGACTATTCAACGCGCCATCGGGGATCCGCTTTCAGAGGAACTCATCAAGGGACGGTTCAAGGACCATCGCAAGATCAAGGTCGTCTTGCGCGATGGTGCGCCGGCCTTCATCGAACAAGAAGCCATGGCCGGCGTCTAA
- a CDS encoding NAD(+)/NADH kinase, with translation MKSKHIGILTKPKFPEVKSTLQAVVSWLRERHIEVVLDVTSAGLLGESGGIQKTQLANKSDVLLVLGGDGTMLNAARLAGERSIPILGVNMGGLGFLTEVRLEHLYPSLERVFANDFVLDERIMLKTHIHRHGETVAQGVVLNDVVISKGTLARMIELKIAIQGQFVTNLRGDGLILSTPTGSTAYSLSAGGPIINPAVRSVTLAPICPHTLTHRPLLVPADAQIEVTLTSKDDGAMATLDGQVGVGITQGDTVEISVSDYLTKLIRFPESSYYEVLREKLKWGDG, from the coding sequence ATGAAAAGCAAACACATCGGGATTCTGACCAAACCGAAATTTCCGGAAGTGAAATCCACGCTGCAGGCGGTCGTGTCATGGCTGCGAGAGCGTCACATCGAGGTCGTGCTTGACGTCACGTCGGCGGGGTTGCTCGGCGAATCAGGCGGAATACAAAAAACGCAGCTCGCCAATAAGTCCGATGTGTTGCTCGTGCTGGGCGGCGACGGGACCATGTTGAACGCGGCACGCCTCGCCGGAGAACGGAGCATTCCGATTCTCGGGGTCAACATGGGAGGGTTGGGATTTCTGACCGAAGTGCGGCTGGAACATTTATATCCGTCATTGGAACGAGTCTTCGCAAACGATTTCGTGCTCGACGAGCGGATCATGTTGAAGACGCACATTCACCGGCACGGCGAGACGGTCGCGCAGGGAGTTGTCCTGAACGATGTCGTCATCAGCAAGGGAACCCTTGCCCGTATGATTGAGTTGAAGATCGCCATTCAGGGACAGTTCGTCACGAACCTGCGCGGCGACGGTTTGATCCTGAGTACTCCTACCGGCTCAACGGCCTATTCACTCTCAGCCGGAGGACCGATCATCAACCCTGCGGTTCGATCCGTGACCTTGGCGCCGATCTGCCCGCACACACTGACGCACCGTCCGCTGCTGGTTCCGGCCGACGCGCAGATTGAAGTGACGTTGACAAGTAAGGATGATGGAGCGATGGCCACGCTGGATGGCCAGGTCGGTGTCGGAATCACGCAGGGTGACACGGTAGAAATCAGCGTGTCCGACTACCTGACCAAGCTTATCCGCTTTCCGGAAAGCAGTTACTACGAGGTGTTGAGGGAAAAGCTGAAATGGGGCGACGGCTGA
- a CDS encoding FAD-dependent oxidoreductase: protein MGTQSGRHVVIVVGAGPAGMALSNKLADAGHEVIILNRDIKFGGLAEYGIFPSKLKLRGGLKKQYWDMLERPNVRYFGNVSVGQGKDLTVEDLRSLGASAIAFSVGAQGTKAIGVEGDSAKGVFHAKDVVYHFNRLPGFGDRPFDMGKHVAVIGVGDVMVDIAHWLIRYKKVERVTAIARRGPVERKYNPKEIRAVCANMDLEGITKEFDRIKERLAAVGQNADDVLKSMTDEFTKCEPKVSDAKMGFRFLASPKRVLVDANNRVRALEMEDNKLVPKGEDTAASGLKQYYEFPVDSVVFAVGDKVDETVGLPYKDGVFVTNPNKTGNDPDDAFFQAYDEKTGKVVDGLFLAGWSRKASEGLVGIAKRDGEWCAEVIARYLDTKQTGANMGSVIGKLEALLKDHKSRPVDLAGLKVLDAAEKKLASSPEAIGEFKFASNAEMLSAIERGRG from the coding sequence ATGGGAACACAGTCGGGTCGTCATGTTGTGATCGTGGTTGGTGCCGGTCCCGCAGGAATGGCACTATCGAATAAGTTGGCCGATGCCGGCCATGAAGTCATCATTCTGAATCGTGACATCAAATTCGGCGGTTTGGCCGAATACGGCATTTTCCCCAGCAAACTGAAGCTGCGCGGGGGCCTGAAGAAACAATACTGGGACATGCTGGAGCGGCCGAACGTGCGCTACTTCGGTAACGTGTCGGTGGGCCAGGGTAAGGATCTGACGGTCGAAGACCTCCGAAGCTTAGGGGCGAGTGCCATCGCCTTCTCGGTGGGCGCCCAAGGGACCAAAGCGATCGGAGTCGAGGGCGACAGTGCGAAAGGCGTCTTCCACGCCAAGGATGTTGTCTACCACTTTAATCGGCTACCCGGGTTCGGTGATCGTCCCTTTGATATGGGAAAACATGTGGCCGTGATCGGTGTCGGCGACGTGATGGTCGACATCGCCCATTGGTTGATCCGCTATAAGAAGGTGGAACGCGTCACGGCGATTGCCCGTCGGGGGCCGGTGGAACGGAAGTACAATCCAAAGGAAATTCGTGCGGTCTGCGCGAACATGGATTTGGAAGGTATCACGAAGGAGTTCGACCGGATCAAGGAACGGTTGGCTGCCGTCGGGCAGAATGCCGATGACGTGTTGAAAAGCATGACCGACGAATTCACGAAGTGCGAGCCGAAGGTCAGCGACGCCAAGATGGGCTTCCGGTTTCTTGCGTCGCCGAAGCGCGTCCTCGTGGATGCCAACAACCGGGTGCGCGCCCTCGAGATGGAGGACAATAAGCTCGTGCCCAAAGGTGAGGACACCGCCGCGTCCGGCCTGAAGCAGTACTATGAGTTCCCGGTGGATAGCGTGGTCTTCGCCGTCGGAGACAAGGTCGACGAGACTGTGGGCCTACCGTATAAGGACGGCGTGTTCGTGACCAACCCGAACAAGACCGGCAACGATCCCGATGATGCCTTTTTCCAGGCCTATGACGAAAAGACCGGCAAGGTGGTGGATGGGCTGTTCCTCGCGGGGTGGTCGCGCAAGGCCAGCGAAGGCTTGGTCGGTATTGCCAAGCGTGACGGGGAGTGGTGCGCGGAAGTGATCGCCCGCTACCTGGACACCAAGCAAACCGGCGCCAATATGGGCTCTGTGATCGGAAAACTTGAAGCGCTGCTGAAGGACCACAAAAGCCGGCCGGTCGATTTGGCCGGGCTGAAGGTGCTGGATGCTGCGGAAAAGAAGCTGGCTTCGTCTCCGGAAGCCATCGGTGAATTCAAATTCGCCAGTAATGCCGAAATGCTCTCGGCGATTGAGCGGGGCAGGGGGTAA
- a CDS encoding class II fumarate hydratase: protein MRKTSTKQSKAATTPQSPSVSTRIERDTMGELPVPTNAYYGVQTARAIENFPISSLRIPRAMIRAMGLIKRAAASVNHSLKLLDKKHAEAIRQAATEVIDGCLDAEFPVDIFQTGSGTSTNMNTNEVISNRATELLGGARGSKLVHPNDHVNLGQSSNDVVPTAIHIAASETIRRELLPALTRLHKALAAKAKEFDKVVKIGRTHLQDATPVRLGQEFGGYARQIQLGIARVKRAQDALSEVALGGTAVGTGLNCHPVFPRKVMAIISKETACHFREATNHFEAQSAQDSLVEASGALRTVAVSLMKIANDVRWLGSGPRCGLGEINLPETQPGSSIMPGKVNPVIAESVTMVCAQVIGNDVTVTVGGQAANFELIVMLPVMAYNLLQSIELLATASQNFAVKCIEGIKANEERCKSLIEESLAMCTALAPEIGYEAAAKLAKEAYKSGKTVRQVAREQQVLPEKRLTQLLDPWRMTEPGGPVGSAGG from the coding sequence ATGAGGAAGACATCCACGAAGCAGAGCAAAGCCGCAACGACGCCCCAGAGCCCGTCCGTCAGCACACGAATCGAGCGCGACACGATGGGGGAATTGCCGGTCCCGACCAATGCGTACTACGGGGTCCAGACTGCCCGGGCCATTGAAAATTTCCCTATCAGCTCGCTCCGTATTCCCCGAGCCATGATCCGGGCGATGGGCCTCATCAAGCGTGCTGCCGCTTCCGTCAACCACTCATTGAAGTTGTTGGACAAAAAACATGCGGAAGCCATTCGCCAGGCGGCAACGGAAGTCATCGATGGTTGCCTGGACGCCGAGTTTCCGGTGGATATTTTTCAGACCGGCTCCGGCACCTCCACGAACATGAATACCAACGAAGTCATTTCCAACCGGGCTACCGAGTTGTTGGGCGGTGCGCGAGGCAGCAAGCTCGTCCATCCCAATGACCATGTGAACCTGGGACAATCGAGCAATGACGTGGTCCCGACCGCCATCCACATCGCCGCGTCGGAAACCATCCGGCGAGAACTGTTGCCGGCACTCACGCGGTTGCACAAAGCGTTGGCTGCCAAGGCGAAGGAGTTCGACAAGGTGGTGAAGATCGGACGGACCCATCTGCAGGATGCCACGCCGGTGCGGTTGGGGCAGGAATTCGGCGGGTACGCCCGGCAGATCCAGCTTGGCATCGCACGGGTGAAGCGCGCCCAGGACGCCTTGAGCGAAGTGGCGCTCGGCGGTACGGCGGTCGGCACTGGCTTGAACTGCCATCCGGTGTTCCCGCGTAAAGTCATGGCCATCATCTCGAAGGAAACGGCCTGTCATTTCCGAGAGGCCACCAACCATTTTGAGGCTCAGTCCGCCCAGGATTCCCTCGTGGAAGCCAGCGGCGCATTGAGAACGGTCGCCGTCAGCCTCATGAAAATCGCCAACGACGTCCGGTGGCTCGGTTCCGGCCCCCGTTGCGGGCTCGGCGAAATCAATCTCCCGGAGACGCAACCCGGGTCCTCCATCATGCCGGGCAAGGTGAATCCGGTGATCGCCGAATCCGTCACCATGGTCTGTGCCCAGGTGATCGGCAATGACGTGACCGTGACGGTCGGAGGCCAAGCGGCCAATTTTGAGTTGATCGTAATGCTCCCGGTCATGGCCTACAACCTGTTGCAGTCGATTGAACTGCTGGCCACGGCATCCCAGAACTTTGCGGTGAAATGCATCGAAGGGATCAAAGCCAACGAAGAACGGTGCAAGAGCCTGATCGAGGAAAGCCTCGCTATGTGTACGGCACTGGCGCCGGAAATTGGATACGAAGCGGCCGCTAAGTTGGCGAAGGAAGCCTATAAGTCAGGCAAGACGGTGAGGCAAGTTGCGCGGGAACAGCAAGTCCTGCCCGAGAAGCGCCTGACCCAGTTGCTGGATCCTTGGCGGATGACCGAACCAGGCGGTCCGGTTGGGAGCGCCGGGGGCTAG
- a CDS encoding Hsp20/alpha crystallin family protein: protein MAIVKWDPFRELEEMSDRLNRMFVRPAVNQSNGKEIMTVADWTPLVDISETETEYAIKVELPEVKKEDVRVTVEDGVLTIQGERKQEKEEKGKKYHRIERAYGRFVRTFTLPDTVDEANVKAGYTDGVLRLHLPKSEKAKPKQIDVKVA, encoded by the coding sequence ATGGCTATCGTGAAGTGGGACCCGTTCCGCGAGTTGGAAGAAATGTCCGATCGCTTGAATCGGATGTTCGTGCGCCCTGCCGTCAACCAATCGAACGGCAAGGAGATCATGACAGTCGCAGACTGGACTCCATTGGTTGATATCAGCGAAACCGAGACGGAGTATGCCATCAAGGTCGAGCTGCCGGAGGTCAAAAAGGAAGACGTCCGCGTGACGGTCGAGGATGGGGTCTTGACGATCCAGGGCGAACGTAAGCAGGAGAAGGAGGAGAAGGGGAAGAAGTACCATCGGATTGAGCGGGCCTACGGGCGGTTCGTCCGCACGTTCACCCTTCCCGACACGGTCGACGAGGCCAATGTGAAAGCCGGGTACACCGATGGTGTGCTGCGGCTGCACCTGCCCAAGTCCGAGAAGGCAAAACCGAAACAGATCGACGTGAAGGTGGCCTGA
- a CDS encoding citrate synthase — protein sequence MPHDFMPGLAGVPAAKSAISDVDGTRGILEYRGIRVEELCAKSTFLETSYLLLFGRLPTTAELLKWTEDITHHRRIKFRIVDLLKCLPEHGHPMDALQAAVAALGMFYPGRNVKDVENNYWSAVRLIAKLPTIVAAWARLRHGDEYIPPRDDLGFSDNFLYMLTETAPHPLWTEIFDDCLILHAEHTMNASTFAGMVTASTLADPYTVVASAIGALKGPLHGGANEEVVAMLREIGSAGNAVGYVKAKLDQKQKLMGFGHRVYKVKDPRATVLQELCVRLFNVCGTSPLYEVAVAVEQLAAERLQDKGIYPNVDFYSGIIYDKMGIEVDLFTPLFAMARVSGWLAHWLEQLRENKLYRPDQIYSGEHNRPYVPLERR from the coding sequence ATGCCCCACGATTTCATGCCCGGCCTTGCCGGTGTGCCCGCGGCGAAGTCAGCCATCAGCGACGTAGACGGCACCCGCGGTATCTTGGAGTATCGCGGCATTCGAGTCGAAGAACTGTGCGCGAAATCTACCTTCCTGGAAACCAGCTATCTCCTGCTGTTCGGGCGGCTGCCGACGACCGCTGAACTGTTGAAGTGGACCGAGGACATCACGCACCACCGGCGCATCAAGTTTCGCATCGTTGATCTGCTGAAGTGCCTGCCCGAACATGGCCATCCGATGGACGCCCTGCAGGCCGCTGTGGCGGCCCTGGGGATGTTCTATCCGGGACGAAACGTCAAGGACGTGGAGAACAACTATTGGTCTGCCGTCCGGCTGATTGCCAAACTTCCGACTATCGTCGCCGCCTGGGCACGGCTGCGTCATGGGGACGAGTACATCCCGCCGCGCGACGACCTGGGCTTCAGCGACAACTTTCTGTACATGCTCACGGAAACGGCACCGCATCCGCTCTGGACCGAGATTTTCGACGATTGCCTCATTCTTCATGCAGAGCATACGATGAACGCATCGACGTTTGCCGGTATGGTCACGGCCTCGACGCTCGCGGATCCCTACACCGTGGTCGCTTCCGCAATCGGGGCCCTGAAAGGACCGTTGCACGGCGGCGCCAATGAAGAAGTGGTCGCCATGTTGAGAGAGATCGGATCGGCCGGCAACGCGGTAGGGTACGTAAAAGCGAAGCTCGATCAAAAACAAAAGCTCATGGGATTCGGACACCGGGTCTACAAGGTGAAAGATCCGCGCGCGACGGTGTTGCAGGAGTTGTGTGTCCGGTTGTTCAACGTCTGCGGCACGTCGCCGCTCTATGAGGTGGCCGTTGCGGTTGAACAGCTTGCGGCCGAGCGACTGCAGGACAAGGGCATTTATCCGAACGTCGACTTCTATTCAGGGATCATTTACGACAAGATGGGAATCGAGGTGGACCTGTTCACCCCGCTGTTCGCCATGGCGAGGGTGAGCGGATGGTTGGCCCATTGGCTGGAGCAATTGCGGGAAAACAAGCTGTATCGGCCGGACCAGATTTACTCGGGCGAACACAACCGGCCGTACGTGCCGTTGGAGCGACGGTAG